A region of Streptomyces paludis DNA encodes the following proteins:
- a CDS encoding Lrp/AsnC family transcriptional regulator, whose amino-acid sequence MPYQQPVLDELDRRILAALVANARTSFTEIGQRIGLSAPAVKRRVDRMREQEVITGFTTIVRPAALGWRTEAYVEIFCDAAAPPRRIAEVARTYPEVVAAVTVTGGADALLHIRAADIQHFEEVLERIRAEPFVSRTNSFIVLTHLLPNSPEAGSPATLPDGTNSR is encoded by the coding sequence ATGCCGTACCAGCAGCCGGTGCTCGACGAACTGGACCGGCGGATCCTCGCCGCGCTCGTCGCCAACGCCCGTACGAGCTTCACGGAGATCGGCCAGCGGATCGGCCTCTCGGCCCCCGCCGTCAAACGCCGGGTCGACCGGATGCGCGAGCAGGAAGTGATCACCGGCTTCACCACGATCGTCCGCCCCGCCGCCCTCGGCTGGCGCACCGAGGCGTATGTGGAGATCTTCTGCGACGCCGCCGCCCCGCCCCGGCGTATCGCCGAAGTCGCCCGCACCTACCCCGAGGTGGTCGCGGCGGTGACCGTCACCGGCGGCGCGGACGCGCTCCTGCACATCAGGGCCGCCGACATCCAGCACTTCGAGGAAGTCCTCGAACGGATCCGCGCCGAGCCGTTCGTCAGCAGGACCAACAGTTTCATCGTCCTGACCCATCTGCTGCCCAACAGCCCCGAGGCCGGATCCCCCGCCACGCTGCCCGATGGAACGAACAGCCGCTGA
- the ddaH gene encoding dimethylargininase, with the protein MAPVRVSRPRRYLTCAPTYFDVTYAINPWMREGEPVDTALARTQWESLVDAYRAAGHTVEHTEPVAALPDMVFAANAALVLDGKVLRSRFLAAERQPESAAYATWFKAAGFDVHEPEPGPVCEGEGDLVPVGGLILAGTGFRTTVPAHQEAQEFFGVPTVSLHLTDPYFYHLDTALFALDDRNIAYCPEVFSPGSREVLARLFPDAVVATRDDALAFGLNSVSDGRHVFISPRATGLIGRLARRGYVPVPVDLSEFHKAGGGIKCCTQEVRTP; encoded by the coding sequence GTGGCGCCCGTACGCGTGTCCCGTCCCCGGCGCTATCTCACCTGCGCGCCCACGTACTTCGACGTCACCTACGCCATCAATCCCTGGATGCGCGAGGGCGAGCCGGTCGACACCGCGCTGGCCCGTACGCAGTGGGAGTCGCTCGTCGACGCCTACCGCGCCGCCGGGCACACCGTGGAACACACCGAGCCCGTCGCCGCGCTGCCGGACATGGTCTTCGCCGCCAACGCGGCCCTGGTGCTGGACGGCAAGGTGCTGCGCTCCCGCTTCCTCGCCGCCGAGCGGCAGCCCGAATCCGCCGCGTACGCCACCTGGTTCAAGGCGGCGGGCTTCGATGTGCACGAGCCGGAACCGGGGCCCGTCTGCGAGGGCGAGGGCGACCTCGTCCCCGTCGGCGGACTGATCCTGGCCGGCACCGGATTCCGTACGACCGTCCCGGCGCACCAGGAGGCGCAGGAGTTCTTCGGTGTGCCGACGGTCAGCCTCCACCTCACCGACCCGTACTTCTACCATCTGGACACCGCGCTGTTCGCCCTGGACGACCGGAACATCGCCTACTGCCCGGAGGTGTTCTCGCCGGGCAGCCGCGAGGTCCTGGCCCGGCTCTTCCCCGACGCCGTGGTCGCCACCAGGGACGACGCCCTGGCGTTCGGGCTGAACTCCGTCTCCGACGGACGCCATGTCTTCATCTCGCCCCGGGCCACCGGCCTGATCGGCCGGCTCGCCCGGCGCGGCTACGTCCCCGTCCCCGTCGACCTGTCCGAGTTCCACAAGGCGGGCGGCGGGATCAAGTGCTGCACCCAGGAGGTCCGTACCCCATGA
- the rocD gene encoding ornithine--oxo-acid transaminase produces MTHTTLAGPAARTSAELIRADEAALAHNYHPLPVVVSRAEGAWVEDVEGRRYLDMLAGYSALNFGHRHPALIDAARRQLDEVTLTSRAFHNDRLAGFAESLSALVGLEMVLPMNTGAEAVESAVKVARKWAYEVKGVAPGRATVIVAAGNFHGRTTTIVSFSDDETARGGFGPFTPGFRIVPYDDLAALEVAIDETTAAVLIEPIQGEAGVLIPSDGYLAGVRELTRRTGVLFIADEIQSGLGRTGTTLAVQHENVLPDMLLLGKALGGGIVPVSAVVADRDVLGVLRPGEHGSTFGGNPLAAAVGSAVVALLETGEFQRRAVELGAVLDSGLAALVGRGVTGYRQRGLWAGVDVDPAVGTGRQISERLAREGVLVKDTHGSTIRLAPPLTITEEELTTALGALAGVLG; encoded by the coding sequence ATGACGCACACCACCCTCGCCGGTCCCGCCGCCCGCACCTCGGCGGAGCTGATCCGCGCGGACGAGGCGGCCCTCGCGCACAACTACCACCCGCTGCCCGTGGTCGTCTCCCGCGCCGAGGGCGCCTGGGTCGAGGACGTCGAGGGGCGCCGCTATCTCGACATGCTCGCCGGCTACTCGGCGCTCAACTTCGGCCACCGCCACCCGGCGCTGATCGACGCCGCCCGGCGCCAGCTCGACGAGGTCACCCTCACCTCCCGCGCCTTCCACAACGACCGGCTGGCCGGCTTCGCCGAGTCGCTGTCCGCCCTGGTCGGCCTGGAGATGGTGCTGCCGATGAACACCGGCGCCGAGGCCGTGGAGAGCGCCGTCAAGGTCGCCCGCAAGTGGGCGTACGAGGTCAAGGGCGTGGCGCCCGGCCGGGCCACCGTCATCGTGGCCGCGGGCAACTTCCACGGCCGGACCACGACGATCGTCAGCTTCTCCGACGACGAGACCGCGCGCGGCGGCTTCGGCCCGTTCACCCCCGGCTTCCGGATCGTGCCGTACGACGATCTCGCGGCGCTGGAGGTCGCGATCGACGAGACCACCGCCGCCGTGCTCATCGAGCCGATCCAGGGCGAGGCCGGTGTGCTCATCCCCTCGGACGGCTATCTCGCCGGTGTCCGCGAACTCACCCGGCGCACAGGTGTGCTGTTCATCGCCGATGAGATCCAGTCCGGACTCGGCCGCACCGGCACCACCCTCGCCGTCCAGCACGAGAACGTCCTCCCGGACATGCTCCTGCTCGGCAAGGCCCTCGGCGGCGGTATCGTCCCCGTCTCCGCGGTCGTCGCCGACCGGGACGTCCTGGGCGTGCTGCGCCCCGGCGAGCACGGCTCCACCTTCGGCGGCAACCCGCTCGCGGCGGCCGTCGGCTCCGCCGTCGTCGCCCTGCTGGAGACCGGTGAGTTCCAGCGGCGCGCCGTGGAGCTGGGCGCGGTGCTCGACTCCGGGCTGGCGGCCCTCGTCGGCCGGGGCGTGACGGGCTACCGGCAGCGCGGTCTGTGGGCCGGGGTGGACGTGGACCCGGCGGTCGGCACCGGCCGGCAGATCAGCGAACGCCTCGCCCGCGAAGGCGTCCTGGTCAAGGACACCCACGGCTCCACCATCCGGCTGGCCCCGCCGCTGACCATCACGGAGGAGGAACTGACCACGGCGCTCGGCGCGCTCGCGGGGGTGCTGGGCTGA
- a CDS encoding peptidoglycan-binding domain-containing protein, which translates to MTGDSEHRRPARRAVFEPTHVIRPRRPKPFSDFSELFRPEDPEDGRGEGWERVPVGGPPPAADRDDALDTEELPPVAPGRAARAVGGRDLPGGRGAAPATGAGGPGGGRREDRGEGRVRGGWPWQGGNRAVVAVAGAAVAGFGAALLLTWNGTGSESRAAEPPATLPTSAPPVSEAPPAPADPAPPTASAPAGTVGVLRQGDSGPQVTEVQERLLRIPDVYTGGSVSGVYDTELTEAIGRFQVWYGIRGDESGVYGDNTRRDLESRTGF; encoded by the coding sequence GTGACCGGAGACTCGGAGCACCGCCGGCCGGCACGGCGCGCGGTGTTCGAACCCACCCATGTGATCCGTCCCCGGCGGCCGAAACCGTTCTCCGACTTCAGCGAACTCTTCCGTCCGGAGGATCCCGAGGACGGCCGGGGCGAGGGCTGGGAGCGGGTGCCGGTCGGCGGTCCGCCGCCGGCGGCGGACCGCGACGACGCCCTGGACACCGAGGAGTTGCCGCCCGTCGCGCCGGGCCGCGCCGCGCGCGCGGTCGGCGGGCGGGACCTGCCCGGCGGCCGGGGCGCCGCTCCGGCCACCGGGGCCGGTGGTCCCGGCGGTGGCCGGCGCGAGGACCGCGGCGAGGGCCGGGTCCGGGGCGGGTGGCCGTGGCAGGGCGGGAACAGGGCCGTCGTCGCGGTGGCCGGCGCGGCGGTGGCGGGCTTCGGCGCGGCGCTGCTGCTCACCTGGAACGGTACGGGGTCGGAGTCCCGCGCCGCCGAGCCGCCCGCGACCCTGCCGACGTCCGCCCCGCCCGTCTCCGAAGCCCCGCCCGCCCCGGCCGATCCGGCGCCACCGACGGCCTCGGCACCGGCCGGCACGGTCGGGGTACTGCGGCAGGGCGACAGCGGCCCGCAGGTCACCGAGGTCCAGGAACGGCTGCTGCGGATCCCCGATGTGTACACGGGCGGCAGCGTCTCCGGCGTCTACGACACGGAACTGACCGAGGCCATCGGGCGCTTCCAGGTCTGGTACGGCATCCGGGGCGACGAGTCCGGCGTGTACGGCGACAACACCCGGCGCGACCTGGAGTCCCGCACCGGCTTCTGA
- a CDS encoding alpha-galactosidase: protein MTRTTARTVHLRAAGVSFAVELSEPLPRVLHWGEDLGELTDDGLAALSLTAEGATLNNALDEPRRFTVWPTQADGWSGTPAHQGHRGGTATTPRPRLTEVREGPGELVLRLADRVSGLDITLTYRLDPSGVLSVATELERPRTAADGTAPADPVPYDLAGVTTLLPLPARASEVLDFTGKWCRERSPQRGRLAFGAHVREVRRGRPGQDAPHLLTVGVPGFGFRGGEVWGLHVAWSGDQRWLAERLPEGAGVHGAVLGGGELPAPGEIRLAPGDRYTAPVCHFGWSDAGLDGLADRFHTLLRARPTHPSTPRPLTLNTWEAVYFDHRPARLLELADLAAATGVERLVLDDGWFSGRRDDTAGLGDWTVDETVWPDGLTPLADRVHGHGMQFGLWVEPEMVNLDSRLAREHPEWILGPYTAGLGPSARHQYVVNVADEGAWEYLLTALDALVTRYAVDYLKWDHNRDLHEAVRQGPDGLDRPGVHAQTEAVYRLLDALRERHPGLEIESCSSGGGRTDLGILSRTDRVWASDCNDPVERQTIQRWTGQLLPPELVGAHVGAPLSHTTARTGEASFSRITALFGHAGIEDDLTARTPEELAGLRRWAELYKELRPLLHGGRVVRADLADEATLLHGVVAPDAGSAVYCWARLATSPDAQSGRVPLPGLDPRRGYRVRIRTEAGLPSAHQVAAPAWYTAALEGWVAVPGAVLAGAGLPMPTLNPGQALLFEVAGG, encoded by the coding sequence ATGACCCGCACCACCGCGCGGACCGTCCATCTGCGCGCGGCCGGAGTGAGTTTCGCCGTCGAACTCAGCGAACCGCTGCCTCGCGTCCTGCACTGGGGCGAGGACCTCGGGGAGCTGACGGACGACGGTCTCGCGGCGCTGAGCCTGACCGCCGAGGGAGCCACGCTCAACAACGCGCTGGACGAGCCGAGGCGGTTCACGGTCTGGCCGACGCAGGCCGACGGCTGGTCCGGCACGCCCGCGCACCAGGGCCACCGGGGCGGCACGGCGACCACGCCCCGGCCGCGGCTGACGGAGGTCCGGGAGGGGCCGGGGGAACTGGTCCTGCGGCTCGCGGACCGGGTCAGCGGGCTCGACATCACCCTCACCTACCGGCTGGATCCCTCGGGGGTGCTGAGCGTCGCGACGGAGCTGGAGCGGCCCCGGACGGCGGCGGACGGCACCGCGCCGGCGGACCCCGTACCGTACGACCTCGCCGGTGTGACCACCCTGCTGCCGCTGCCCGCGCGGGCATCCGAGGTGCTGGACTTCACCGGCAAGTGGTGCCGGGAGCGCTCCCCGCAGCGCGGCCGGCTGGCCTTCGGGGCGCATGTACGGGAAGTACGGCGCGGCCGGCCGGGACAGGACGCGCCGCATCTGCTCACCGTCGGAGTGCCCGGCTTCGGGTTCCGCGGTGGTGAGGTGTGGGGGCTTCATGTGGCGTGGAGCGGGGACCAGCGCTGGCTGGCCGAGCGGCTGCCGGAGGGGGCGGGGGTGCACGGGGCCGTGCTCGGCGGGGGCGAGCTGCCGGCGCCCGGCGAGATCCGGCTCGCGCCCGGCGACCGCTACACCGCGCCCGTCTGCCATTTCGGCTGGTCGGACGCGGGACTCGACGGGCTCGCCGACCGCTTCCACACGCTGCTGCGGGCGCGTCCCACGCATCCCTCGACGCCGCGTCCGCTGACCCTCAACACCTGGGAGGCCGTCTACTTCGACCACCGGCCCGCCCGGCTGCTGGAGCTGGCCGATCTCGCGGCGGCGACCGGGGTGGAGCGGCTGGTGCTGGACGACGGCTGGTTCTCGGGGCGCCGCGACGACACGGCCGGGCTCGGGGACTGGACCGTGGACGAGACGGTCTGGCCGGACGGCCTCACGCCGCTCGCCGACCGGGTGCACGGCCACGGTATGCAGTTCGGGCTCTGGGTGGAGCCGGAGATGGTGAACCTCGACTCGCGGCTGGCCAGGGAGCATCCCGAGTGGATCCTCGGCCCGTACACGGCGGGGCTGGGCCCGAGCGCGCGGCACCAGTACGTCGTGAACGTCGCGGACGAGGGCGCCTGGGAGTATCTGCTGACGGCGCTGGACGCGCTCGTGACGCGGTACGCGGTGGACTATCTGAAGTGGGACCACAACCGCGATCTGCACGAGGCGGTGCGGCAGGGCCCGGACGGTCTCGACCGGCCCGGGGTGCACGCCCAGACCGAGGCCGTCTACCGGCTGCTCGACGCGTTGCGGGAGCGTCATCCGGGGCTGGAGATCGAGAGCTGCTCCAGCGGGGGCGGCCGGACCGACCTCGGCATTCTGTCCCGTACCGACCGGGTGTGGGCCTCGGACTGCAACGATCCGGTCGAGCGCCAGACCATTCAGCGCTGGACGGGCCAGCTGCTGCCGCCCGAGCTGGTCGGCGCGCATGTGGGCGCCCCGCTCAGCCACACCACGGCGCGCACCGGTGAGGCGTCGTTCAGCCGGATCACGGCGCTGTTCGGGCACGCGGGCATCGAGGACGACCTGACGGCGCGGACCCCGGAGGAGCTGGCGGGGCTGCGGCGGTGGGCGGAGCTGTACAAGGAGCTGCGGCCGCTGCTGCACGGCGGCCGGGTGGTCCGCGCGGATCTGGCCGACGAGGCCACGCTGCTGCACGGTGTGGTCGCCCCGGACGCGGGCTCGGCGGTGTACTGCTGGGCGCGGCTCGCCACGTCGCCGGACGCCCAGTCGGGCCGGGTGCCGCTGCCGGGGCTGGATCCGCGGCGGGGCTACCGTGTCCGGATCCGTACGGAGGCGGGGCTGCCGTCGGCCCATCAGGTCGCGGCCCCCGCCTGGTACACGGCGGCGCTGGAGGGGTGGGTGGCGGTGCCGGGCGCCGTGCTGGCGGGCGCGGGGCTGCCGATGCCGACGCTGAACCCGGGGCAGGCACTGCTGTTCGAGGTGGCCGGCGGCTGA